The window GTCCAAAACACCGGCACCAGTCTGTTCTCTTAATTTTTTTACACTTGCTGTATCTACTTTCATTGCACTAACCCCATAATTTATTACTCAAATTCAAACGAAAAGGCTTTCTCAGGAAATGATTTTTTCGAAGTTATTCACGGTGAACAAAGAAACAACCTAGGTACTTTCTTGTAATACGGCGGTGTGCTCTCCTTCATCAACCGAAGGCTGTCCTTCTAAAATAGCCTCTGCAGCCTTATTCAGGAAGAGTCTTACAGACCTGATAGCATCATCATTCCCCGGCACACAGATATCTACCAAACCAGGATCGCAATCGGTATCTGTTAAACAGATTGTTGGAATCCCCATCTTCAAAGCCTCTTTTATCGCAATATGCTCCTTCTTAGGATCAACAACAACCAATACAGACGGTATCGTGTCCATCCCTCTAATTCCTTCAAGATTTTTATTAATTTTCTTTCTTTCACGGGTAAAGGAGGAGATCATCTTTTTACTGTACGCATGAATCGAACCGCTGCTCTCCATCTCCTCTAATTCTTCCAGACGTTTTAAACGCTTACGGATCGTCTCAAAGTTTGTCAGTGTTCCGCCAAGCCATCTTTCACTGATATAATGCATATTACAACGTTTAGCTTCTGCAACAATTGCATCTTTTGCCTGCCACTTTGTACCGACAAAAAGAACGTTTTTATTAGCAGAGGAGATCTTTACCAAAAACTTGTATGCAGTAATCAGGCCCCTTACTGTTTCCTTTAAGTTTATTATGTGTATTAAGTTGCGTTTCCCGAAGATAAAGGGTTTCATCTTTGGATTCCAACGGCTAGTCCTGTGTCCAAAGTGAAAACCTGCATCAACCAGTTCTTGAATATTTAAAATTGACAAAAAAGAACTCCTTCAATCACATTTGTTAAAAAAGATTCATAGATATATAAAAAACGAGCACTAATGTCAAGCCTTTTTCATAGAAAAAAAACAAAAGCAGCCCTTTAACAGCCGACCAGAGACTCTACCTTTGGTATGCTTTCAAACTCTTCTATGGATATAGGCAATTTAGCATTATCAGGAATAGGATCTATGAACTTGCGCCGATATGACTTACTTTGCATGCGACAAGTTGGATGCCGTTTACTAAAATCTGGATGAGTAACCATTTTTTTCCAGATTGCCTGTATCGGCATATCTCGAACATTACCAAAGTTTATGGGATTAAAATCACACGGATTAATATCTCCGTATGCAGTCATATAGAACTGAGACTGGGCACCGTAACAGCCAACTCCTTTCGGTGAATTAATCAAAGCCATTGCGTTCACACCCATGGGATGTTCCATTTCGTGATATTTCTTTGCCAGCGCTATAAGCTGTCTCCTATCCTCAGAGCCCAGTATCTTGGACGTATCCTTCAAAAAGCGACCTGAAGGTATACAATCAAATATTGTGACTTCTGAAAAACCTTGCTGCTGCGCCATCTTTAGCAGTTTCTCCACGTTGCCATTCTTGATCCCCTCACTGGTGGCATACGTTGAAATTCCGGTCAGTATTCCTGCTTTCCTGCATCTTTCGGCACCCTCAAAAGCCTTCTCGAAACAACCCGGTACAACCCTGAACTCATTATGCAAACCAGGCTCACTGCTATCTATTGAAATATTAAGAGATGCCAGGCCTGCCTCAGCCAGCTTTTTGACATTTTCCTCTGTCAGCAGAAGCCCATTGGTAAAAATCATTGCTATAGCCTTTGATTTATCAACAAATTCAATGAGATCAAAGAGCTCTTTACGCAGTAAAGGTTCTCCGCCAACGTATATTACAAGGCTCGCCCCCAGATCCAAGGCCCCACTCACCACCGTCTTAATCTCTTCAACGGTGAGTTCCTTTTTCGTATGATCAATAAATGGATCTGCACTGCAATGTATACACCGGCATTGACAGCTGTGAGTTATCGCCAGATTCGCGGTTACCGGAAAAGCCATTTTGGTAAGCATCATCCTGAGCTTTCGAGTAAGGAAACGCATTCCCGCTTCACTCGGGAATGGTGGATTGTAAAGGTTATACACATGGCCACCATTTACTTTAGCTATCACCTTTAACTCGTTAAGTTTCCCAAAAAACTGATTAACATATGGCTGCATCATTTCACCCAATGCACCACCTGCATGCCCGACTATCTTATCCTTTTCAATTTTGGCATCTATATGCAAAAAGTCAAAAGTGGTCATACCTTACCCCCCGACTGATTTAAGTTTGATGATTTCAGGTTTTTTCTGATTTCGCCTTCTATAATTGTGGCAATCTTTATTGCCTTTATTCCCTCTTCTCCAGGCACAACCGAGTTTTCACTATTTCTTACGCACTTCACGAAAGATTCGAGCTCCTTCTTTAACGGTTCCTCATTGTCCATCTTAATCTTTTCTATTTTCAGTAAATCTCCAAAAACAAAATTTTTTAGATCTTTAATTGACGACACGTCAGTATCTTCAACATTTATAGATTTAAGAGTTAGCTGAGGAGACTTTCTATAAATAATAGCTTCTTGTTTCTGATAATCAAGCGAAATATAGGAATCTTCTGAAAATAAACGGATTTTCCTCATCGGTACAAGAGATACCCGGCTGGCCGTAATGTTCGCCACACAGCCATTTTCAAATTGGATTCGTGCATTTGCGATATCTTCTCTATTCGATATAACGTTAACGCCAACGGCATCTATCTTTTTTACCTTAGATTTTACCAATGATAGTATGATATCAATATCATGTATCATCAAATCCAGGACTACGCCAATATCAGCAGACCGAAAAGTAAAGGGGCTCAGCCTATGGCACTCAATAAATTTCAATGATGTATCAAGCTTCTTGATTGCCTGCAAAGCAGGATTAAATCTTTCAATATAGCCTGCCTGCAGAACAGAGCCATGCTCCCTGCTTAACCTGATCAGATCTTCTGCTTCAGGAATAGTACCCGTCATAGGTTTTTCCACTAATATGTTAATACCAT is drawn from Candidatus Scalindua sp. and contains these coding sequences:
- the rpsB gene encoding 30S ribosomal protein S2, which gives rise to MSILNIQELVDAGFHFGHRTSRWNPKMKPFIFGKRNLIHIINLKETVRGLITAYKFLVKISSANKNVLFVGTKWQAKDAIVAEAKRCNMHYISERWLGGTLTNFETIRKRLKRLEELEEMESSGSIHAYSKKMISSFTRERKKINKNLEGIRGMDTIPSVLVVVDPKKEHIAIKEALKMGIPTICLTDTDCDPGLVDICVPGNDDAIRSVRLFLNKAAEAILEGQPSVDEGEHTAVLQEST
- a CDS encoding radical SAM protein — translated: MTTFDFLHIDAKIEKDKIVGHAGGALGEMMQPYVNQFFGKLNELKVIAKVNGGHVYNLYNPPFPSEAGMRFLTRKLRMMLTKMAFPVTANLAITHSCQCRCIHCSADPFIDHTKKELTVEEIKTVVSGALDLGASLVIYVGGEPLLRKELFDLIEFVDKSKAIAMIFTNGLLLTEENVKKLAEAGLASLNISIDSSEPGLHNEFRVVPGCFEKAFEGAERCRKAGILTGISTYATSEGIKNGNVEKLLKMAQQQGFSEVTIFDCIPSGRFLKDTSKILGSEDRRQLIALAKKYHEMEHPMGVNAMALINSPKGVGCYGAQSQFYMTAYGDINPCDFNPINFGNVRDMPIQAIWKKMVTHPDFSKRHPTCRMQSKSYRRKFIDPIPDNAKLPISIEEFESIPKVESLVGC
- a CDS encoding Gfo/Idh/MocA family oxidoreductase; amino-acid sequence: MDKRILNIAVIGVGHIGKEHARIYADMPEVNLCGVVDTDSVQGEAVAKRCKTKYYRSCKEIINEIDAASVVVPTKYHYKIAKELISNGINILVEKPMTGTIPEAEDLIRLSREHGSVLQAGYIERFNPALQAIKKLDTSLKFIECHRLSPFTFRSADIGVVLDLMIHDIDIILSLVKSKVKKIDAVGVNVISNREDIANARIQFENGCVANITASRVSLVPMRKIRLFSEDSYISLDYQKQEAIIYRKSPQLTLKSINVEDTDVSSIKDLKNFVFGDLLKIEKIKMDNEEPLKKELESFVKCVRNSENSVVPGEEGIKAIKIATIIEGEIRKNLKSSNLNQSGGKV